A region of Geobacillus sp. 46C-IIa DNA encodes the following proteins:
- a CDS encoding NAD(P)/FAD-dependent oxidoreductase, translated as MKHLVLLGGGYGNMRILQRLLPDGVPNDIHIILIDRVPYHCLKTEYYALAAGTISDHHIRVPFPEHPQFTYQFGEVISIDLDKQLVHLKDGSHVRYDDLVIGLGCEDKYHGVPGADAYTYSIQSIDKARAAYEALNNLPPKATVGIVGAGLSGVELASELAESRPDLHIKLFDRGERILPMFPKRLSDYVEGWFIEHRVEIVRHSNVTKVEPGVLYNHDEPVPCDVIVWTAGIQPNRVVRELNVEKDKQGRVILTKQHHIPGYENAYVVGDCASLPHSPSAQLAEGQAEQIAQVLQKRWNGEEPPSEFPPIKLKGILGSLGKKHGFGLVADRPLTGRVPRLLKSGVLWMYKYHNGY; from the coding sequence ATGAAACATCTCGTACTGCTTGGCGGGGGATACGGCAACATGCGCATTTTGCAACGCCTTCTCCCGGACGGAGTGCCAAACGACATTCATATTATCCTCATTGATCGCGTTCCGTACCATTGTTTAAAAACGGAATATTACGCGTTAGCTGCGGGGACGATCAGCGACCATCACATTCGCGTCCCGTTTCCGGAACATCCGCAATTCACCTACCAGTTCGGCGAAGTCATCTCGATCGACCTTGACAAGCAGCTCGTCCATCTGAAAGATGGAAGCCACGTCCGTTACGACGACCTTGTCATCGGGTTGGGCTGTGAAGATAAATACCACGGGGTGCCGGGCGCTGATGCGTACACGTACAGCATTCAGTCGATCGACAAGGCGCGCGCCGCCTATGAAGCGCTGAACAACTTGCCGCCAAAAGCAACGGTCGGCATCGTCGGCGCCGGCTTAAGCGGCGTGGAGCTGGCCAGCGAACTGGCGGAAAGCCGCCCGGATTTGCACATTAAGCTGTTTGACCGCGGTGAGCGCATTTTGCCAATGTTTCCAAAACGGTTAAGCGACTACGTCGAAGGATGGTTTATCGAACATCGCGTTGAAATCGTCCGCCATTCGAACGTCACGAAAGTCGAGCCGGGTGTCTTGTACAACCATGACGAGCCAGTGCCCTGTGACGTCATCGTCTGGACGGCCGGCATTCAGCCGAACCGCGTCGTCCGCGAACTAAACGTCGAAAAAGATAAACAAGGCCGCGTCATACTGACGAAGCAGCACCATATCCCTGGCTATGAAAACGCATACGTCGTCGGCGACTGTGCGAGCTTGCCGCATTCGCCGAGCGCCCAGCTCGCTGAAGGGCAAGCGGAGCAAATCGCTCAAGTGCTGCAAAAACGGTGGAACGGCGAAGAGCCGCCAAGCGAATTCCCGCCGATCAAATTAAAAGGCATTCTCGGTTCGCTCGGCAAAAAACACGGCTTCGGCCTCGTCGCTGACCGCCCGCTCACCGGCCGGGTGCCGCGCCTGCTAAAATCAGGCGTTCTTTGGATGTATAAATACCATAACGGCTATTAA
- a CDS encoding YuzB family protein — translation MILPIIEFCISNLASGSYKAMEMLEKDPNLDIIEYSCLSYCTRCAHTLFALVNGEFVSGETPEQLVENIYRHLEENPMF, via the coding sequence ATGATCTTACCGATCATTGAGTTTTGCATCAGCAACTTAGCCAGCGGATCGTATAAAGCGATGGAAATGCTTGAAAAGGATCCGAATTTGGATATTATCGAATACAGCTGCTTAAGCTACTGCACGCGCTGCGCCCATACGCTGTTTGCGCTCGTAAACGGCGAGTTTGTCAGCGGTGAGACGCCGGAGCAGCTTGTCGAAAATATTTACCGGCATCTCGAGGAAAACCCGATGTTTTAA
- the dapF gene encoding diaminopimelate epimerase: MYSFSFTKMHGLGNSYIYVDLFRETLPEDELPAIARCVSDVHTGIGSDGLILICPSEQAPVKMRIFNSDGSEGKNCGNGLRCVAKYAYEHGIVRDRSFLIETLSGLVAAEVAAENGEVTSVTIDMGKPLLRRSAIPMTGPEAEQVVAESFAIGGGEYEITAVSMGNPHVIFYVDDIEKAPVTTLGPLVEKDPRFPEGVNVEFVEVVNERELHFRVWERGSGVTQACGTGACAAVVASVLNGKTARGAETVVHLAGGDLTITWGHDGNVRMTGPAETVCTGVYYYRSGQNG, encoded by the coding sequence GTGTACTCGTTTTCGTTTACGAAAATGCATGGGTTAGGGAACAGTTATATTTACGTTGATCTGTTTCGCGAAACGCTTCCGGAAGACGAGCTGCCGGCGATCGCCCGTTGTGTTTCCGATGTCCACACCGGCATCGGTTCGGACGGCCTCATTCTCATTTGCCCGTCGGAGCAAGCACCGGTGAAAATGCGCATTTTTAACAGCGATGGCTCGGAAGGGAAAAACTGTGGCAATGGCTTGCGCTGTGTGGCAAAGTATGCGTACGAGCACGGCATCGTCCGCGACCGCTCGTTTTTGATTGAAACGCTCTCCGGGCTCGTCGCGGCTGAAGTGGCGGCGGAAAACGGCGAGGTGACGAGCGTGACCATCGATATGGGCAAGCCGCTCCTTCGGCGGAGCGCCATTCCGATGACCGGGCCGGAGGCGGAGCAAGTCGTCGCTGAATCGTTTGCCATTGGCGGCGGCGAGTATGAAATCACCGCTGTATCGATGGGCAACCCGCACGTCATTTTTTATGTGGATGATATTGAAAAGGCGCCGGTGACCACGCTTGGCCCGCTCGTTGAAAAGGACCCGCGCTTTCCCGAAGGAGTGAACGTCGAATTTGTCGAGGTCGTCAATGAGCGTGAGCTTCATTTCCGCGTTTGGGAGCGCGGCTCGGGCGTCACGCAGGCGTGCGGCACCGGGGCGTGCGCGGCGGTTGTCGCTTCGGTGTTAAACGGCAAAACGGCGCGCGGAGCGGAAACGGTCGTCCATCTGGCCGGCGGTGATTTGACGATCACATGGGGGCATGACGGCAACGTGCGCATGACTGGCCCGGCCGAAACGGTGTGCACCGGCGTGTATTATTACCGCAGCGGGCAGAACGGTTGA
- a CDS encoding iron-sulfur cluster assembly accessory protein, whose amino-acid sequence MTEAIITLTEAAAFQIKDMMKEQEEENAYLRVGVHGGGCSGLSYGMGFERERRDDDIELEQHGIKILIDRDSAPILRGTVIDYKQSLLGGGFTINNPNAIATCGCGSSFRTATNAGTPEQC is encoded by the coding sequence ATGACCGAGGCGATCATTACGCTGACGGAAGCGGCAGCGTTTCAAATTAAGGACATGATGAAGGAGCAGGAAGAGGAAAACGCCTATTTGCGCGTCGGCGTCCATGGCGGCGGCTGCAGCGGGCTGTCGTACGGCATGGGGTTTGAGCGCGAGCGGCGCGATGACGACATCGAATTGGAACAGCACGGGATTAAAATTTTGATCGACCGCGACAGCGCCCCCATTTTGCGCGGCACGGTCATCGACTACAAACAGTCGCTTCTTGGCGGCGGGTTTACGATCAACAATCCGAACGCCATTGCGACATGCGGCTGCGGTTCGTCATTCCGCACGGCGACGAACGCCGGCACGCCGGAGCAATGTTAG
- a CDS encoding lipopolysaccharide assembly LapA domain-containing protein, which produces MSGGRGKQLFVSKDRQGGMAVKGQVNVILALVLALIVALLAVANVENVTIHYLVGETRLPLIIVIFGSAVLGGLVVGMLGWWRLFHLQRQLKAANKEKEELAARLAEKDGEREAAADDESEHG; this is translated from the coding sequence GTGTCAGGAGGGCGTGGCAAACAACTGTTTGTCAGTAAAGACCGCCAAGGGGGGATGGCAGTGAAAGGGCAAGTAAATGTGATTTTGGCCCTCGTTTTGGCGCTCATCGTTGCGCTGCTGGCGGTGGCGAACGTCGAAAACGTGACGATCCATTATTTGGTTGGGGAAACCCGTTTGCCGCTGATCATCGTGATTTTCGGTTCAGCCGTCCTTGGCGGGCTTGTGGTCGGCATGCTCGGTTGGTGGCGATTGTTTCATTTACAGAGGCAGCTGAAAGCCGCCAACAAGGAAAAAGAGGAGTTGGCCGCCCGTTTAGCGGAAAAAGACGGTGAACGAGAGGCGGCCGCCGACGACGAAAGCGAACACGGATGA
- a CDS encoding NAD(P)/FAD-dependent oxidoreductase yields the protein MSVREDRNVYDVTVIGGGPTGMFAAFYGGLRQMKVKIIESLPQLGGQLAALYPEKYIYDIAGFPKVRAQELINQLKEQLSMFSPAICLNQSVETLEKQEDGTFKLTTDKEIHYSKTVIITAGNGAFQPRRLELESASQYEGKNLHYFISDLEQFAGKRVLVCGGGDSAVDWSLMLEPIAASVTIVHRRDKFRAHEHSVEQLMKSRVQVKTPFVPAELIGDEQGIRQVVLEHVKEGTKETIDVDAVVVNYGFISSLGPIKNWGLDIEKNSIKVNSRMETNIPGVYAAGDICTYDGKIKLIACGFGEAPIAISSAKTYIDPTARMQPAHSSSLF from the coding sequence ATGTCGGTGAGAGAAGATCGGAACGTGTATGATGTAACGGTGATCGGCGGCGGACCAACCGGGATGTTTGCCGCGTTTTACGGCGGCTTGCGGCAAATGAAGGTGAAAATCATCGAAAGCCTTCCGCAGTTAGGCGGGCAGCTGGCCGCTTTATACCCGGAAAAATACATATACGACATCGCCGGATTCCCGAAAGTGCGCGCCCAAGAACTCATCAACCAACTGAAAGAACAGCTGAGCATGTTTTCACCTGCCATCTGCCTGAACCAGTCGGTCGAAACGCTGGAAAAACAAGAAGACGGAACGTTTAAACTCACAACGGATAAAGAGATCCATTATTCGAAAACCGTCATCATCACCGCCGGGAACGGCGCTTTTCAGCCGCGCCGGCTCGAACTTGAGAGCGCTTCCCAATATGAAGGGAAAAACTTGCATTACTTTATCAGCGACTTAGAGCAGTTTGCCGGGAAGCGTGTGCTCGTCTGCGGCGGCGGCGACTCGGCAGTTGACTGGTCGCTCATGCTCGAACCGATCGCCGCAAGCGTCACGATCGTTCATCGTCGCGATAAATTCCGCGCCCATGAACATAGCGTCGAGCAGCTCATGAAATCGCGCGTGCAAGTGAAAACACCGTTTGTGCCTGCCGAACTTATCGGCGACGAACAAGGCATCCGCCAAGTCGTCCTTGAACATGTGAAGGAAGGGACAAAAGAAACGATCGATGTCGATGCCGTCGTTGTCAACTATGGCTTTATTTCCTCGCTCGGCCCGATCAAAAACTGGGGGCTTGACATCGAAAAAAATTCGATCAAAGTCAACTCGCGGATGGAGACGAACATCCCCGGCGTGTATGCGGCCGGCGACATTTGCACGTACGATGGAAAAATTAAGCTGATCGCCTGCGGCTTCGGCGAAGCGCCGATCGCCATCAGCAGCGCAAAAACATATATCGATCCGACGGCACGAATGCAGCCGGCGCACTCGTCATCCTTGTTTTAG
- a CDS encoding NAD(P)/FAD-dependent oxidoreductase, with protein MIQVRKPNIVILGAGYGGLMTTVRLQKLVGVNEANITLVNKHDYHYETTWLHEASAGTLHHDRVRYPIADVIDRNKVKFVQDTVTKIVPNEKKVLLENGELAYDYLVIALGFESETFGIKGLKEYAFSIANVNAARQIREHIEYQFATYNTEEEKKDERLTIVVGGAGFTGIEFLGELVNRIPELCREYDVDPHKVRIICVEAAPTALPGFDPELVEYAVSQLERKGVEFKIGTAIKECTPDGIIVAKGDEVEEIKAGTVVWAAGVRGSSVLEQSGFETMRSRIKVDPFLRVPGYEDIFVVGDCSLVIDEETNRPYPPTAQIAMQEGQLCAKNLAALIRGQGELEPFKADIKGTVCSLGHDDAIGVVFGKKLWGTKASFMKKVIDNRALYLIGGSSLVMKKGKFKFF; from the coding sequence GTGATTCAGGTGAGAAAACCAAACATCGTCATTTTAGGGGCTGGTTATGGCGGACTCATGACGACGGTTCGCCTGCAAAAACTCGTCGGGGTGAACGAGGCGAATATTACGTTAGTGAATAAGCACGACTATCATTACGAGACAACTTGGCTTCATGAAGCGTCGGCCGGGACGCTGCACCATGACCGCGTCCGCTACCCGATCGCGGATGTCATCGACCGCAATAAAGTGAAATTTGTCCAAGACACTGTCACAAAAATCGTTCCGAACGAAAAGAAAGTGCTGCTCGAAAATGGCGAATTGGCGTACGACTACCTTGTCATCGCCCTTGGGTTTGAATCAGAGACGTTCGGCATTAAAGGGTTGAAAGAATACGCGTTTTCGATCGCCAATGTCAATGCGGCGCGGCAAATTCGCGAACATATTGAGTATCAGTTTGCAACGTACAACACGGAAGAGGAAAAGAAAGACGAGCGGTTGACGATCGTCGTCGGCGGAGCAGGGTTTACCGGTATCGAGTTTTTAGGCGAACTTGTCAACCGCATTCCGGAGCTATGCCGCGAGTATGACGTCGATCCGCACAAAGTGCGCATCATTTGCGTCGAAGCGGCGCCGACCGCACTGCCGGGCTTTGATCCGGAGCTTGTCGAATACGCGGTCAGCCAGCTCGAACGAAAAGGGGTCGAATTTAAAATCGGCACCGCCATTAAAGAGTGCACACCGGATGGGATCATTGTCGCCAAGGGCGACGAGGTGGAGGAAATTAAAGCGGGCACCGTCGTTTGGGCAGCTGGCGTCCGCGGCAGCAGCGTCCTTGAACAGTCCGGCTTTGAAACGATGCGCTCGCGCATTAAAGTCGACCCGTTCCTGCGCGTTCCGGGGTATGAAGACATTTTTGTCGTCGGCGACTGTTCGCTCGTCATTGACGAAGAAACGAACCGCCCGTATCCGCCGACGGCGCAAATCGCGATGCAAGAAGGCCAGCTGTGCGCGAAAAACTTAGCGGCGCTCATTCGCGGGCAAGGGGAGCTTGAGCCGTTTAAAGCCGATATTAAAGGGACGGTCTGCTCGCTCGGCCATGATGATGCGATCGGCGTTGTGTTCGGCAAAAAATTGTGGGGGACGAAGGCGAGCTTCATGAAAAAAGTGATCGACAACCGCGCCTTGTATTTAATCGGCGGCTCGTCGCTGGTGATGAAAAAAGGAAAATTTAAATTTTTCTAA
- a CDS encoding NUDIX domain-containing protein encodes MNSKRGNVWIAAAGLVINEAGEWLVVKKKYSGLKGKWSLPAGFVQPGEMLDEAAVREVKEETGIDAEPIAFLGLRTGVIDGEISDNMAIFLLRPRSEDITVQEDELHAAAFLSKAALCADPATSGLLRYLLALEPLAFLPPHDGFNPGDPFGYTKYRLYFKSSKS; translated from the coding sequence ATGAACAGCAAACGCGGAAATGTATGGATTGCGGCGGCCGGGCTCGTCATCAATGAAGCGGGGGAATGGCTCGTCGTCAAGAAAAAATATAGCGGGCTGAAAGGAAAATGGTCGCTGCCGGCCGGGTTCGTCCAGCCGGGGGAAATGCTTGATGAAGCGGCTGTTCGCGAGGTGAAGGAGGAAACAGGGATCGATGCCGAACCGATCGCCTTTCTTGGCTTGCGCACCGGCGTCATTGACGGAGAAATCAGCGACAATATGGCCATTTTTCTCCTTCGTCCGCGATCCGAAGACATTACCGTGCAGGAGGATGAGCTGCATGCAGCCGCCTTTTTAAGCAAGGCGGCGCTCTGCGCTGATCCGGCGACGTCGGGGCTGCTTCGCTATTTGTTGGCGCTTGAACCGTTGGCCTTCCTCCCCCCGCACGATGGCTTCAACCCGGGCGATCCGTTCGGGTACACGAAATACCGCCTTTACTTCAAATCGTCAAAATCGTAA
- a CDS encoding YuiA family protein: MKQTLTVNACPYCEGHGYVQLLLGGSETCYSCQGTGGEQEESDEH; the protein is encoded by the coding sequence ATGAAACAGACGCTTACGGTCAACGCTTGCCCATACTGTGAGGGGCACGGGTACGTCCAGCTCCTGCTAGGCGGATCGGAAACGTGCTACAGCTGCCAAGGGACGGGAGGCGAGCAGGAAGAAAGCGACGAGCATTGA
- a CDS encoding YuiB family protein: MQMSLPVVLISMLLFFVLFFGIGFLLNMLLRMTWIMAICFPIIAILIIDDVPWTRYLTAPSASLAALGRKVASLAAADLLILASGFAGALCAGWAIRTLRAKGYQMF, from the coding sequence ATGCAAATGAGTTTGCCGGTTGTACTGATTTCGATGCTTTTATTTTTTGTCTTATTTTTTGGCATTGGTTTTTTGCTAAATATGTTGCTGCGCATGACATGGATTATGGCCATTTGTTTTCCGATCATCGCGATCTTGATTATTGATGATGTGCCATGGACTCGGTATTTGACCGCACCGTCCGCTTCACTGGCGGCGCTCGGCCGGAAAGTCGCTTCGTTGGCCGCCGCCGATTTGCTGATTTTGGCCAGCGGCTTTGCCGGCGCGCTTTGCGCCGGGTGGGCGATCCGAACGCTGCGGGCAAAAGGATATCAAATGTTTTAA
- a CDS encoding 3D domain-containing protein: MSSFRQLVRRTAMTLLLITALLSTFQSVSGVEAKTVLRSFLSSAPVDHEADRGAKGSAKHDNRSAPRLEEQFDWSKYPSVEVVATGYTAGIESTGKTPDHPEYGITYSGVRVKRDLYSTIAADLSIFPIGTILFIPGYGFGVVADKGGAIKGHRIDLYYETVEDVYKYWGKKKVNVYIVQKGDGTLSEEELIRLNEDETMQVFRQQYLESKS; this comes from the coding sequence TTGAGCAGTTTTAGGCAACTTGTGCGCAGAACCGCGATGACGCTATTGTTGATCACAGCGTTGCTCTCCACATTTCAATCTGTTTCTGGGGTCGAAGCGAAAACGGTTCTCCGTTCCTTTCTTAGCAGTGCACCAGTAGATCATGAAGCCGATCGGGGAGCGAAAGGAAGCGCAAAACACGACAACCGCTCGGCTCCGCGGCTTGAGGAACAGTTTGACTGGTCGAAGTATCCGTCCGTTGAAGTCGTGGCCACCGGCTATACGGCTGGCATCGAATCGACTGGAAAAACCCCCGATCATCCTGAGTATGGCATTACATACTCCGGCGTGCGTGTCAAACGCGACCTTTACTCAACGATTGCTGCGGATTTAAGCATTTTTCCGATCGGCACGATTTTGTTTATCCCAGGTTATGGATTCGGGGTCGTAGCCGATAAAGGCGGGGCGATCAAAGGCCACCGCATTGACTTATACTATGAAACGGTCGAAGATGTATATAAATATTGGGGAAAAAAGAAAGTGAATGTTTACATTGTGCAAAAAGGGGACGGCACGCTGTCAGAGGAAGAATTGATACGGCTGAACGAGGATGAAACGATGCAAGTGTTCCGCCAGCAATATTTAGAATCGAAAAGTTAA
- a CDS encoding cobalamin-binding protein — MRIVSLCPSNTELLAYLGRLDDVIAVDHSSDWPPEVKRLPTVGPDLRIDMDRVEALKPDLVVASLSVPGMERNIEELVRRRLPHLVLAPHSLDDIAADLLMLGEALGEKQKAAELVRRYYDFLNEYRERAAAVAEPARLYWEWWPRPVFTPGGANWLSELSELAGGRNLFADCANASVQTEWDEVVARNPSHILLVWVGVKTKKMSANAAITRPKAEQTDAVRAGRIHLLEEALYCRPSPRLLVGLKKLAPLLHPALFPPADDSDPLFGR, encoded by the coding sequence ATGAGAATCGTTTCTCTTTGCCCGAGCAATACGGAGCTGTTAGCTTATCTTGGCCGGCTGGACGATGTCATCGCCGTGGATCATTCTTCCGATTGGCCGCCCGAAGTAAAGCGGCTGCCAACCGTCGGGCCGGATTTGCGCATCGACATGGATCGAGTCGAGGCACTCAAACCGGATCTCGTCGTCGCCTCCTTAAGCGTGCCCGGGATGGAGCGCAATATCGAGGAGCTCGTCCGCCGCCGCCTTCCCCATCTCGTGCTGGCGCCCCATTCGCTTGATGACATCGCAGCCGATCTTCTCATGTTAGGCGAAGCGCTTGGCGAAAAACAAAAAGCGGCTGAACTCGTCCGCCGCTACTATGACTTTCTGAACGAATACCGTGAGCGGGCAGCCGCCGTCGCCGAACCGGCCCGCCTGTATTGGGAATGGTGGCCGCGCCCGGTGTTCACCCCAGGCGGCGCCAACTGGCTGAGCGAGCTCAGCGAACTCGCCGGCGGGCGCAATCTTTTCGCCGACTGCGCCAACGCGAGCGTCCAGACGGAATGGGACGAAGTCGTCGCCCGCAACCCGTCGCACATTTTGCTCGTTTGGGTCGGCGTAAAAACGAAAAAAATGAGCGCCAACGCCGCCATCACGCGTCCGAAAGCTGAACAAACCGACGCCGTCCGCGCCGGGCGCATCCATCTTCTTGAGGAAGCGCTCTACTGCCGGCCGTCGCCGCGCCTCTTGGTCGGATTAAAAAAATTGGCGCCGCTTTTGCATCCGGCGCTGTTCCCTCCCGCTGACGACAGCGACCCGCTCTTCGGCCGCTGA